In Pseudomonas sp. MM213, a genomic segment contains:
- a CDS encoding DUF4434 family protein, translating into MTRFLLVLCLLLSSTMARADERIFYQPLNVDASLSQAQWQRIWQDTAQHGVQTVIVQWTAYGDSNFGGVDGWLANSLKLAHEQGLKLVLGLNMDPAYYQRIDELDSAGLAAYWQVQLGQSLAQQQRLRQDWKLPVSGWYLPMELDDFHFLAVERRQTLQRQLKDFVGKLDAPLHVSAFTAGKLAPQVNGQWLDGLTSVGVQVWWQDGAGTGRLPPLVRNGYASALPCPVGIVREAFRQVSAEGQPFRAEPAAPDASSAGCHPTAVFSLRYRPWGKVILDNQRKQQVGDVQNH; encoded by the coding sequence GATGAGCGGATTTTTTACCAACCCCTGAACGTCGACGCCAGTCTGAGCCAGGCGCAATGGCAACGGATCTGGCAGGACACCGCTCAACACGGCGTGCAGACTGTCATCGTGCAATGGACCGCGTACGGTGATTCAAACTTCGGTGGCGTCGATGGCTGGCTCGCCAACAGTTTGAAACTGGCCCACGAGCAAGGCCTGAAACTGGTACTGGGCCTGAACATGGACCCGGCCTATTACCAGCGTATCGATGAACTGGACAGCGCCGGGCTCGCGGCTTATTGGCAGGTGCAACTCGGGCAGTCGCTGGCCCAGCAACAGCGGCTGCGCCAGGACTGGAAGTTGCCGGTCAGCGGTTGGTACCTGCCGATGGAGCTCGATGACTTTCACTTCCTGGCGGTCGAGCGACGGCAAACCCTGCAGCGCCAACTCAAGGATTTCGTCGGCAAACTGGACGCACCGCTGCACGTCAGCGCCTTCACGGCCGGCAAACTTGCGCCACAGGTCAATGGCCAGTGGCTCGATGGGCTGACGAGCGTGGGCGTTCAGGTGTGGTGGCAGGACGGCGCGGGCACCGGGCGTTTACCACCACTGGTGCGCAACGGCTACGCCAGCGCGCTGCCCTGCCCGGTCGGCATCGTGCGCGAAGCGTTCCGGCAGGTCAGCGCCGAAGGTCAACCGTTCCGCGCAGAGCCGGCCGCCCCGGACGCCTCCTCGGCAGGTTGCCATCCAACGGCGGTGTTTTCCCTGCGTTATCGACCGTGGGGCAAGGTGATTCTCGACAACCAGCGCAAGCAACAGGTCGGCGATGTACAAAACCATTGA